One Glandiceps talaboti chromosome 2, keGlaTala1.1, whole genome shotgun sequence genomic region harbors:
- the LOC144453761 gene encoding hydroxyacyl-thioester dehydratase type 2, mitochondrial-like — translation MLCSSVSSRITPKTVISKDLLGRLCTTAIQSEKYWFKVGDTAEVNKLVTAEDVRKFANLTGDNNPVHLDEKYAKTKQFKRCIVHGVFMNGLVSAVIGTKLPGPGALVVSQEVKFPAPLYVGELVKAKVEVKSVRKGIVHMSAICIAPEMDKLVMSGNVKLYIPKETSGTDN, via the exons ATGTTATGTTCTTCAGTTTCTTCACGCATTACTCCGAAAACAGTTATTTCAAAAGATTTACTGGGTCGTCTTTGTACGACTGCTATACAAAGTGAAAAGTACTGGTTTAAAGTTGGTGACACAGCGGAAGTTAACAAATTGGTCACAGCAGAAGACGTTCGTAAATTTGCAAATTTAACAGGTGATAACAACCCGGTACATTTGGATGAGAAATACGCAAAAACGAAACAGTTCAAACGATGCATTGTGCATGGAGTTTTTATGAATGg attagTATCTGCAGTTATAGGAACAAAATTACCAGGACCAGGTGCTCTTGTTGTGTCTCAAGAGGTGAAATTCCCAGCACCTT TATATGTTGGTGAGTTGGTCAAAGCCAAGGTTGAGGTAAAGAGTGTTAGGAAAGGAATAGTACATATGTCTGCCATATGCATAGCCCCAGAAATGGACAAG CTGGTTATGTCTGGCAATGTGAAATTATACATACCAAAGGAGACGTCAGGGACAGATAACTGA